Proteins encoded by one window of Lycium barbarum isolate Lr01 chromosome 11, ASM1917538v2, whole genome shotgun sequence:
- the LOC132618364 gene encoding peroxidase 3-like isoform X1 — MAKFGYLGNFVLFCILLGIVGCGNAQLQLNFYAKSCPQAEKIIQDYVQKHIPNAPSDAAALLRLQFHDCFVRGCDASVLLNFTSSTKNQTEKVAVPNQTLRGFSFIDSVKKAVEAECPGVVSCADIVALVARDSVVVTGGPYWNVPTGRRDGRISNASEALANIPPPTSNFSSLQTSFASKGLDLKDLILLSGAHTIGVSHCPSFSSRLYNFTGVWGKQDPSLDRTYAANLKMKKCKSINDNTTIVEMDPGSSSKFDLSYYQLVLKRKGLFQSDAALTTSATAKSYINQLVQGSLQQFNAEFSLAMEKMGRIQVKTGSAGEIRKHCAAVNT; from the exons ATGGCTAAATTTGGCTATTTGGGTAATTTTGTACTGTTCTGTATTCTACTAGGAATAGTGGGTTGTGGCAATGCTCAGTTACAGCTTAACTTCTATGCAAAGAGCTGTCCACAAGCAGAAAAGATAATTCAAGATTATGTGCAAAAGCACATCCCAAATGCTCCATCTGATGCAGCTGCCTTGCTGAGGCTGCAGTTCCACGATTGCTTTGTCAGG GGTTGTGATGCTTCTGTACTCCTGAATTTCACTTCGAGCACGAAAAACCAGACTGAAAAAGTGGCTGTTCCTAATCAAACGCTGAGAGGCTTCTCATTCATAGATAGTGTGAAGAAAGCAGTTGAAGCTGAATGTCCTGGAGTTGTCTCATGTGCAGATATTGTTGCCTTGGTTGCTAGAGACTCTGTTGTGGTCACA GGAGGCCCTTACTGGAATGTTCCAACTGGTAGAAGAGATGGAAGAATATCAAACGCCTCCGAAGCCTTGGCTAACATTCCTCCGCCAACTAGTAACTTTTCCAGTCTCCAAACCTCTTTTGCCAGCAAGGGTCTTGACCTAAAAGACTTGATCCTATTGTCTG GTGCGCATACCATTGGAGTCTCCCACTGTCCCTCATTTTCATCACGTTTATACAATTTCACCGGAGTTTGGGGCAAACAAGATCCATCTCTAGACAGAACATATGCAGCTAATCTTAAGATGAAGAAATGCAAATCAATCAATGACAATACCACAATTGTTGAAATGGATCCTGGTAGTTCCAGTAAATTTGATCTTAGTTACTATCAGCTTGTGCTCAAGAGAAAAGGGTTATTCCAATCTGATGCAGCCTTGACAACAAGTGCGACAGCAAAGTCATACATCAACCAGCTGGTACAAGGATCACTCCAACAATTTAATGCTGAATTTAGTCTAGCCATGGAGAAAATGGGCAGGATTCAAGTCAAAACCGGCTCTGCTGGTGAGATTAGGAAGCACTGTGCAGCTGTGAATACTTAA
- the LOC132618364 gene encoding peroxidase 3-like isoform X2: MAKFGYLGNFVLFCILLGIVGCGNAQLQLNFYAKSCPQAEKIIQDYVQKHIPNAPSDAAALLRLQFHDCFVRGCDASVLLNFTSSTKNQTEKVAVPNQTLRGFSFIDSVKKAVEAECPGVVSCADIVALVARDSVVVTVSPYWNVPTGRRDGRISNASEALANIPPPTSNFSSLQTSFASKGLDLKDLILLSGAHTIGVSHCPSFSSRLYNFTGVWGKQDPSLDRTYAANLKMKKCKSINDNTTIVEMDPGSSSKFDLSYYQLVLKRKGLFQSDAALTTSATAKSYINQLVQGSLQQFNAEFSLAMEKMGRIQVKTGSAGEIRKHCAAVNT, translated from the exons ATGGCTAAATTTGGCTATTTGGGTAATTTTGTACTGTTCTGTATTCTACTAGGAATAGTGGGTTGTGGCAATGCTCAGTTACAGCTTAACTTCTATGCAAAGAGCTGTCCACAAGCAGAAAAGATAATTCAAGATTATGTGCAAAAGCACATCCCAAATGCTCCATCTGATGCAGCTGCCTTGCTGAGGCTGCAGTTCCACGATTGCTTTGTCAGG GGTTGTGATGCTTCTGTACTCCTGAATTTCACTTCGAGCACGAAAAACCAGACTGAAAAAGTGGCTGTTCCTAATCAAACGCTGAGAGGCTTCTCATTCATAGATAGTGTGAAGAAAGCAGTTGAAGCTGAATGTCCTGGAGTTGTCTCATGTGCAGATATTGTTGCCTTGGTTGCTAGAGACTCTGTTGTGGTCACAGTAA GCCCTTACTGGAATGTTCCAACTGGTAGAAGAGATGGAAGAATATCAAACGCCTCCGAAGCCTTGGCTAACATTCCTCCGCCAACTAGTAACTTTTCCAGTCTCCAAACCTCTTTTGCCAGCAAGGGTCTTGACCTAAAAGACTTGATCCTATTGTCTG GTGCGCATACCATTGGAGTCTCCCACTGTCCCTCATTTTCATCACGTTTATACAATTTCACCGGAGTTTGGGGCAAACAAGATCCATCTCTAGACAGAACATATGCAGCTAATCTTAAGATGAAGAAATGCAAATCAATCAATGACAATACCACAATTGTTGAAATGGATCCTGGTAGTTCCAGTAAATTTGATCTTAGTTACTATCAGCTTGTGCTCAAGAGAAAAGGGTTATTCCAATCTGATGCAGCCTTGACAACAAGTGCGACAGCAAAGTCATACATCAACCAGCTGGTACAAGGATCACTCCAACAATTTAATGCTGAATTTAGTCTAGCCATGGAGAAAATGGGCAGGATTCAAGTCAAAACCGGCTCTGCTGGTGAGATTAGGAAGCACTGTGCAGCTGTGAATACTTAA
- the LOC132619565 gene encoding uncharacterized protein LOC132619565 translates to MTVLNLIREFELQKMKESETVKEYSDQLLSIVNKAQEQRRLMRQDGMAERALIANHKTQSKGDNSKKNYPPCQRCGKKGHPPFKCWKRPDAQCKICNQLGHEAVICKNKSPKYEADAHVANEEEEDHLFVATYFSTKKSNFWMIDNGYTNHMTYDINIFREFMSMENKKVKIRNGDYIPAKGKGTIAIKTGSGTKIISDVLYIRDIDKNLLSVGQLVEKGFKLLFDDKYCRIFDAIKQEIL, encoded by the exons ATGACGGTGTTGAATTtaataagggaattcgaattgcAAAAGATGAAGGAATCTGAGACCGTCAAAGAGTACTCAGACCAGCTTCTTAGCATTGTTAACAAG GCACAAGAGCAAAGGAGACTTATGAGGCAAGATGGTATGGCTGAAAGAGCCTTGATAGCCAACCACAAGACTCAAAGCAAGGGTGATAATTCAAAGAAAAATTACCCACCTTGCCAGCGTTGTGGCAAAAAAGGTCATCCTCCATTTAAATGTTGGAAGAGGCCAGATGCACAATGCAAGATTTGCAACCAACTTGGTCATGAAGCAGTGATTTGCAAAAACAAATCTCCAAAATATGAAGCAGATGCACACGTCGccaacgaagaagaagaagaccacTTGTTTGTGGCAACATATTTTTCAACCAAGAAATCTAATTTTTGGATGATTGACAATGGTTATACAAACCACATGACATATGACATAAATATATTTAGAGAGTTTATGTCAATGGAAAACAAGAAAGTCAAAATCAGGAATGGCGATTATATTCCTGCAAAAGGAAAAGGGACTATTGCAATTAAAACAGGTTCAGGTACAAAAATAATTTCAGATGTTCTTTACATACGTGATATTGATAAAAATCTGTTAAGTGTTGGCCAACTAGTGGAAAAAGGATTTAAATTGTTATTCGATGACAAGTACTGTCGAATCTTTGATGCCATTAAGCAGGAGATTTTATGA